Proteins from one Mycobacterium sp. EPa45 genomic window:
- a CDS encoding MaoC family dehydratase N-terminal domain-containing protein codes for MTDSLIDAETAARVGTVAATARGEVIRRDWQRWAAAVGDDNPLWFDPDYARANGYRDVICPPLYLQYAILGVSSLSSLRPDGSSGTVSGSLAFPKAPRRMAGGESTTFHLPSYHRDEIEMVRTIASVVEKEGRSGRFVLVTWHTVYRNQHGELVAEASTSMIARP; via the coding sequence GTGACGGACAGCCTGATCGACGCGGAGACCGCCGCACGGGTCGGTACCGTGGCGGCGACCGCCAGGGGTGAGGTGATTCGCCGGGACTGGCAGCGCTGGGCTGCCGCAGTCGGCGACGACAACCCGCTGTGGTTTGACCCGGATTACGCTCGCGCCAACGGCTACCGCGACGTCATCTGCCCGCCGCTGTATCTGCAGTACGCCATCCTCGGGGTGAGCTCGCTGTCGAGTCTGCGGCCCGACGGTTCGTCGGGAACCGTGTCCGGCAGCCTGGCCTTCCCGAAGGCGCCGCGGCGAATGGCCGGTGGTGAGAGCACCACCTTCCATCTGCCCAGCTATCACCGCGACGAGATCGAGATGGTCCGCACCATCGCCTCCGTCGTCGAAAAAGAGGGCCGCTCAGGCCGATTCGTACTGGTCACCTGGCACACCGTGTATCGCAACCAACACGGTGAGCTGGTCGCCGAGGCTTCCACGTCGATGATCGCCCGCCCATGA
- a CDS encoding MaoC family dehydratase, whose translation MTELFYDDVEPGDRLPELTVTVDETQMFFFSAATYNGHRIHYDKQWARDKEGYDDVLVQGPLQAALLARAITDWIGGRGRLVNYSVQNRGVAFPGQPLTFGGTVTAKRLDGGRALVDLDIAGRRDADILMPGTATVELPRRQEVS comes from the coding sequence ATGACCGAGCTGTTCTACGACGATGTCGAACCCGGAGATCGGTTGCCGGAGTTGACTGTCACCGTCGACGAGACGCAGATGTTCTTTTTCAGCGCGGCGACCTACAACGGTCATCGCATTCACTACGACAAGCAGTGGGCCCGGGACAAAGAGGGTTACGACGACGTCCTCGTGCAGGGCCCGCTGCAGGCGGCCCTGCTGGCCCGTGCGATCACCGACTGGATCGGCGGCCGCGGCCGGCTGGTGAACTATTCGGTACAGAACCGCGGCGTGGCGTTCCCCGGTCAGCCGCTGACGTTCGGCGGCACCGTCACCGCGAAGCGGCTCGACGGCGGCCGGGCTCTGGTCGACCTGGACATCGCCGGACGCCGCGATGCCGACATCCTGATGCCCGGCACCGCGACCGTGGAACTGCCTCGGCGGCAGGAGGTTTCCTGA
- a CDS encoding thiolase family protein, with translation MMQLAGEAAIVGIAELPAERKPTRPELFTLDQYAALTKMVLDDAGLDAGGVNGLISHGLAESDMFVPATLSEYLGLPIDFGERVDLGGATSAAMVWRAAVAVELGLCDAVLAVLPGSRALPRSARREPIAPSWYGASSNNYGSPQAEYEIPYGNVGQNAPFAQIAQRYAAQYGYDPTALAKIAVDQRTNACAHPGAVFHGTPLTEADVLGSPMISDPIHMLETVMPVHGGTGVLVANADLARKSRHRPVWIKGFGEHIAFKTTTYAQDPMITPIARSAARAFAMAGLSPADVDVASIYDCYTITVLMTLEDAGFCPKGHGMTWIKERDLTFRGDFPLNTAGGQLSYGQAGMSGGMHHVVDAARQLMGRSAAAQVADANIAFVAGTGGIMSEQVALVLGGD, from the coding sequence CTGATGCAGCTTGCCGGGGAGGCGGCGATCGTCGGGATCGCCGAACTGCCCGCCGAGCGCAAGCCGACCCGACCGGAGTTGTTCACCCTCGACCAGTACGCCGCGCTGACCAAGATGGTGCTCGACGACGCCGGGCTGGACGCCGGCGGCGTCAACGGGCTGATCTCGCACGGCCTGGCCGAATCGGACATGTTCGTCCCGGCCACCCTGTCCGAATACCTGGGTCTGCCAATCGATTTCGGTGAGCGGGTGGATCTGGGCGGGGCGACCTCGGCGGCCATGGTGTGGCGTGCGGCGGTCGCGGTCGAACTCGGGCTGTGTGATGCGGTGCTCGCCGTGCTGCCAGGCTCGCGGGCTCTGCCGCGCTCAGCGCGCCGCGAGCCGATCGCGCCGAGTTGGTATGGGGCGTCGAGCAACAACTACGGCTCGCCGCAGGCCGAGTATGAGATCCCGTACGGCAACGTCGGGCAGAACGCCCCGTTCGCCCAGATCGCCCAACGCTACGCCGCGCAGTACGGCTATGACCCGACGGCGCTGGCCAAGATCGCCGTCGACCAGCGGACCAACGCCTGCGCGCATCCCGGCGCGGTGTTCCACGGCACACCGCTGACCGAGGCCGACGTCCTCGGCAGCCCGATGATCTCGGATCCGATCCATATGCTCGAAACCGTCATGCCTGTGCACGGTGGCACGGGGGTCCTGGTCGCCAATGCGGACCTGGCCCGCAAGAGCCGTCATCGGCCGGTGTGGATCAAGGGATTCGGTGAGCACATCGCGTTCAAGACCACGACGTACGCGCAGGACCCGATGATCACCCCGATCGCTCGCTCGGCAGCGCGCGCCTTCGCCATGGCAGGACTGAGCCCGGCCGATGTCGACGTGGCCTCGATCTACGACTGCTACACGATCACGGTGCTGATGACGCTGGAGGACGCCGGATTCTGCCCGAAGGGCCACGGCATGACCTGGATCAAGGAGCGGGACCTCACCTTCCGCGGTGACTTCCCGCTCAACACCGCTGGCGGCCAGCTGTCGTACGGGCAGGCCGGGATGTCCGGCGGCATGCATCATGTCGTCGACGCCGCCCGGCAGCTGATGGGACGCTCGGCGGCCGCCCAGGTCGCGGATGCGAACATCGCGTTCGTCGCCGGGACCGGGGGGATCATGAGCGAGCAGGTGGCCCTGGTGCTGGGAGGCGACTGA
- a CDS encoding Zn-ribbon domain-containing OB-fold protein: MIPVPEPTPVSRPFWDALAEHRIMIQYSPSAGRYVFYPRTLAPGTLADDLEWREIDGAATLYTYTVARRPTGPPWADSLPQLPAVVQWDVGPRFSTELVDVAPDDVRIGMRVSPVFCDLPDTGMTLLRYRPADA; the protein is encoded by the coding sequence ATGATCCCGGTACCCGAACCGACCCCGGTGTCCCGGCCGTTCTGGGATGCGCTGGCCGAACACCGGATCATGATCCAGTACTCGCCGTCGGCGGGCCGCTACGTATTCTACCCGCGAACGCTCGCGCCGGGCACGCTCGCCGACGACCTGGAATGGCGCGAGATCGACGGAGCGGCAACACTTTATACCTACACAGTGGCGCGCCGACCGACCGGACCGCCGTGGGCCGATTCGCTGCCGCAGCTGCCCGCCGTGGTGCAGTGGGATGTCGGTCCGCGGTTCTCCACCGAGCTGGTCGATGTCGCCCCGGACGACGTCCGGATCGGGATGCGCGTCAGCCCGGTGTTCTGCGACCTCCCCGACACCGGGATGACCCTGCTGCGCTACCGTCCGGCCGACGCATGA